The Actinomadura graeca nucleotide sequence CACCGTGGTCGCCGCCCAGACGCCGGGGGAGGCGTGCAGCAGCTCGTCCACGAGGGCGGGCGGCGGCGGGGGGCCGTGGTCGCCGGGCACGACGAGCGTGGCGGCGGCAGCGAGGTGGCCGAGCCGCAGGCAGCGCCGCGGGCCGTACCCGCGCAGCGTGCCGGCGAGGTAACCGGCGGCGAACGCGTCGCCGGCGCCGACCGGCTCGACGACCTCGACGTCCAGGGCGGGCGCGGTGACGGCCGCGTCGCGGGTGAGGGCCGTCGCGCTGTGCGCGTCGTCCTTGACCACGAGGGTCGCCGGCCCGGGCAGCAGCGCGCGCAGCTCGCCGGGGTCGCCGGTGCCGAGCACGTCGGCGGCCTCGTCGGCGCCGAGCAGCACGATGTCGGCGGCGTTCAGGAGCGGCCGCAGGACGGACGGGTCGCGCCGCCGCCACAGCGCGGGCCGCCAGTTCAGGTCGAAGCTCACCAGGCGGCCGGGGCGGCGGGGGCGCAGCAGCAGGGCGCGCGTGAGCTCCAGGGCGGAGTCGGAGAGCGCGGCGGTGATGCCCGACAGGTGGACGAGCCCCGCGGCGTTCAGCAGCGGCCCGGCGTCGGGGTCGTCGAGCACGGACGGGCCGATCGCCGATCCGGCCGAGCCGTCGCGGTAGTAGTGCAGGACGCTGCCGCCCGGCCCGGCCTCCTTGACGTACAGCCCTGTCGGGCGGCGGGGGTCCACGGACACGCCGCGGACGTCGACACCGCCCGCGGCGAGGTCGCGGACGACGCGCCGCCCGAAGCCGTCGTCGCCGACGCGCCCGATCCACGCGGCGGGGACGCCGAGCGCGGCGAGCCCGCGCGCGACGTTCGCCTCGGCGCCGCCGGACGCGGGGCGGAAGGAGGGGACGTCTTCGAGCGGTCCCGGACGGCCGGGGAGGAGCACCGCCATCGATTCGCCCACGCAGGCGGCCGCAGGCAAGCCTTCCATCGTCCTCTCTCCCCGAGGCGGTCATGATCGGCGCTCGACCGTTGACCGCCACCCGGGGGCGATGTTACAACCGCAACAGCACATAGCGCAATTAACGCTGCATATCGTGCAATCTAGGAGGTCACATGAGCCCGGGGATCGATGCCGACGCGGTGGACGCGCTCGGCCGCGAACGGCTCGACTGGCGTTTCAAGGCGATCCCGGCATCGGCGCACGGGATGTCGGTGGCGGAGGTCCGTGACACCCGCATACCCCTGGAGGACTTCGGCACACCACTGCTGACGCTGGACGCCGGGGCGCTCGACCACAACGTCCGCGCGATGGCGCGCTGGGCGGACGCGGCGGGCGTCGCGCTCTGCCCGCACGGGAAGACGACGATGGCCCCGCAGCTGTGGCGGCGGCAGCTCGACGCGGGCGCCTGGGGCATCACGCTGGCGAACCTGCCGCAGGTGCGGGTGGCGCGCGCGTTCGGCGTCCGCCGCGTCCTGCTCGCCAACGCGCTGCTCGACCCGGCCGGGCTGGCGTGGATCGCCGGACGGCTGGAGGCGGACCCCGACTTCGACTTCCTGTCCTGGGTCGACTCGGTGCGCGCGGTCGAGCTGATGGACGACGTGCTCCGCGCCGCCCGCGCGCAGCGCCCGGTGCAGGTGTGCGTGGAGCTCGGCGGCCCGCACGGCCGCACCGGCCTCCGCGACGCCGGCGCCGCACGCGAGGTCGCGGACGCGGTCCGCAAGGCGCCGACCCTCCGGCTCGCCGGGCTCGCGGGCTACGAGGGCGCCCTCGCGCACGACGCGTCCGACGAGGGGCGCGCCTCCGTGGACGTCTACCTGCGCCGCGTGGCGGACCTGTTCGGCCGGCTGGAGTACGAGACGGACGAGCCCGTCGTGACGGCAGGCGGCAGCTCCTTCTTCGACCAGGTCGCCGAGGTCCTCGGCGGCATCGGCGGAAGGCTGGTGCTGCGGTCGGGCGCGTACATCGTCCACGACGACGGCTTCTACCGGAACATCTCGCCCTTCTCACGCGGCGTGGGCGACGGGCCGCTGCGGTCGGCCATGCACGGCTGGGCGCGCGTGGTGTCCCGCCCGGAACCGGCGCTCGCGCTGCTCGACGCCGGCAAGCGCGACCTCCCGTTCGACGAGGGCATGCCCGTGCCGCAGTTCGTCCGCGGCAAGGGCACCGCGCCCGTCGAGGGGGCCCACGTCACCGCCCTCAACGACCAGCACACGTTCCTCGCCGACTCCGCCGCCGAGGTCGGCGACGTCGTCAGGCTCGGGCTGTCGCACCCCTGCACGGCGCTCGACAAGTGGACGCTGATCCCCGTCGTGGACGACGCCGCCGCCGAGCGTCCCGAGGTCGTGGACCTGGTCAGGACCTGGTTCTGATGCCCGGCACCGTCTTCCGCGGCGCCACCGTCGTGGACGGCACCGGAGCGCCGGGCCGCGTCGCCGACGTCGCGGTGTCCGGCGGGCGGATCGCCGGGATCGGGCGCGGACCGACCGGCGGGACCGTCATCGACGCGGACGGGCTCGTCCTCGCGCCCGGGTTCATCGACATGCACGCCCACTCCGACCTGGCGCTGCTCGCCGAGCCCGGCCACCTCGCCAAGGTGGGACAGGGCGTCACGACGGAGGTCATCGGCCAGGACGGGATGTCCTACGCGCCCGCCGACGACACCACCCTCCCGGAGATCCGGCGCACCATCGCGGGCTGGAACGGCGACCCTCCCGGCTTCGACTGGACGTGGCGGAGCGTCGGCGAGTACCTCGACCGGCTCGACGAGGGCATTGCCGTCAACGCCTGCTACCTCGTCCCGCAGGGCGCGGTCCGGCTGCTGGCGATGGGCTGGGAGGACCGTCCGCCGACCCCTGCGGAACTCGACCGGCAGCGCGAGCTGGTCGCGACCGGCATGCGCGAGGGCGCGGTCGGCATGTCCAGCGGACTGACCTACGTGCCCGGCATGTACGCCGGCACCGACGAGCTGGCCGAGCTGTGCCGCGTCGTCGCGTCCCACGGCGGCTTCTACGCGCCGCACCACCGGTCGTACGGGGCGGGCGCGCTGGAGGCGTACGCCGAGATGGTCGAGCTGTCGCGCCGCACCGGCTGCCCCCTCCACCTCGCGCACGCGACGATGAACTTCGGCGTCAACCGGGGCCGCGCGCCCGAGCTGCTCGCCCTTCTGGACGAGGCGATCGGCGCGGGCTGCGACATCACCCTCGACACCTACCCCTACCTGCCGGGCTCCACGACCCTCGCCGCGCTGCTGCCGAGCTGGGCCGGGGAGGGCGGCCCGAAGGCGCTGCTCGGCCGGCTCGCCGACCCCGCCGAGCGGGCGCGCATCCGGCACGCGATGGAGGTCGAGGGATCGGACGGCTGCCACGGCGTCCCGGCCGAGTGGGAGACGATCGAGGTGTCCGGCTCCCCGAACCGCACCGTCGTCGGGCGGACGATCGCCGGCCTCGCCGCGGAGACAGGCCGTCCCCCCTTCGAGGTCTTCTGCGAGCGGCTCGTCGCCGACGACCTCGCCACCACGATCCTCCAGCACGTCGGGCACGAGGAGAACGTCCAGGCGATCATGCGGCACCCGTGCCACACCGGCGGCAGCGACGGGCTCCTCGCCGCCGCGAAGCCGCACCCCCGCGCGTGGGGCACCTTCCCCCGCTACCTCGCGCGGTACGTCCGCGAGCTGGGCGTGCTGTCCCTCGAAGAATGCGTCGCGCACCTCACCGGACGTGCCGCGCGGCGCCTCCGGCTCGACTCCCGCGGGCTGGTCCGGGCCGGGTACCACGCCGACCTGGTCCTGTTCGACCCGCAGACCGTCCGCGACACCGCCACGTTCGACGACCCCCGGCGGCAGGCCGGCGGGATCCCTTACGTCCTCGTCGGGGGGACCGCCGTCATCGCCGACGGCCGCCCCACCGGCGCGCTCCCCGGCCGCGCCCTCCGCCGCGCCCCCGACGGCACGACCCGCTGACCCGCTCCCCCCTCGCCCCCACCCCCGAGAGGTCAGGTCCATGGTCCACTGGCTGCAACACGAGACGGGCGGCCTCCTGCTGCTGTGCGCCGCGTCCATCGCGGTGCTGCTCCTCCTCATCATCAAGGTCAGGCTGGAGCCGTTCATCGCGCTGATCATCTCCAGCCTCGCGCTCGCGCTCGCCGCCGGGCTCGGCGTCGAGGAGATCGTCGGCACCGCGCTCAGCTCCAAGAAGTCGCTGCTGGAGACGGGCTTCGGCGGCCTGCTCGGGCACATCGCGCCGATCGTCGGCCTCGGCACGATCCTCGGCGCGATCCTGGAGCGGTCCGGCGGCGCCGACGTGCTCACCCGGCAGCTGCTGGCCGTGGCGGGCGAGCGGGGCGCGCCGCTCGCGATGGGCCTGGCCGGGCTCATCTTCGGGATCCCCGTCTTCTTCGACGTCGGCATCTTCGTGCTGGCGCCGCTGGTCTACATCACCGCCAGGCGCGGCGGGCGCTCCCTCGTCCTGTACGCGCTGCCGCTGCTGTCCGGGCTGTCGATGACGCACGCGTTCCTGCCCCCGCACCCCGGCCCCGTCGCCGCGGCCGGGCTGCTCGGCGTCCCGCTCGGCTGGCTCATCGTGTTCGGCCTCGTCTGCGGCGTCCCCGCGTTCCTCGTCTCGGGCGTCGCGTGGGGCGCGTGGATCGGCAGGCGCGTCATCGTGGAGGTGCCCGAGGAGTACGTCCTCGCCGAGAAGGACCGGGCGGAGCACGAGGACATCGACACGGCGCCCGAGCACGCCGACACGGTGCCCGAGGACGCCGACACGGTGCCCGAGAACACCGGCGCGGCGCCCGAGCCCGAGCCGTCCCTCCTGCTGGTCGGGCTGATCATCGCCGTGCCGCTGGTGCTCATCCTGCTCGCGACCTTCGGCACCGTCTGGTGGGAGGACGGCCCCGCGCTGCCGGCCCTGACCTTCCTCGGCAACCCCGTCGTCGCGCTCACCATCGCGGTGCTGCTCGCGATGTACCTGCTCGGCATCCGCCGCGGCATCCCCGGCGCGGAGCTGTCGGAGGTCGCGACCCGCTCGCTCCGCCCGATCGGCATGATCCTGTTGGTCATCGGCGGCGGCGCGTTCTTCGGCGCGGTCGTGTCGGCGACCGGCGTCGGCAAGGCGCTCGCCGACACCCTCTCCGACGCGGGACTGCCGGTGATCGTGCTGGCCTACCTGATCGCCTGCGGGCTGCGCGTCGCGCAGGGCTCGGCGACCGTCGCGATCGTCACCACCGGCGGGATCGTCGCGCCGCTCGTCCAGGACAAGGACTACTCCGACCCGCACGTCGCGCTGATCGCCATCGCGATCTCCGCGGGCTCCATCATCGCCTCGCACGTCAACGACGGCGGCTTCTGGATCATCTCCCGCTACTTCAACATGTCCGTCCGCGACACCCTCAGGACGTGGACGGTCCTGGAGACGATCCTCTCGGTCGTCGGGTTCGGCATGGCCGCCCTGCTCAGCACCTTCATCTGACCGTCCACGCGAACGCCCCGGCACGGCCTGCTGTACCGATGAAGGCGCGCGGGCTGGGTCGTCGCCCGCGCGCCTCGGCTCCTAGCGTCGTGAGCGCACGGACGGCGGGGGGCGAAGGGAAGCCCCTCCGCCCACTCGTCCAAGGAGGGGCACGTGAGAATGAGAGCGCTCATCACCACGGGGGCCACCGCAGCCGGCCTGCTGCTGGGACCCGCCGCTGCCGCCGTCGCCGCGCCACCGCCGTCACCGTCCGCGGCGCGCGTCGCCGACGAGCACACCTTCGACTTCGAGAGCGGCACCGAGGGCTGGGTCGCAGGGAAGGACGACAGGCTCCCGGACGGCACCGTGACCTGGTCGTCGAAGCAGGCCAAGAGCGGGACGCACAGCCTGGAGTTCTGGCTCGACGGGCTCCAGGACGACGGCACCCTGTGGGTGTCGCGGGAGCTTCCCGTCCCGCCCGGCCGGACCAGCATCGACGTCGAGATGTCCTTCTGGGTGTGGAGCGCGTCCGACACGCCCACCATCAGCTGGTGGGTCGTCGCGCAGGCGGGCCGCACCGCTCCCACCCAGGAGGACGACTTCACCAAGCTGGAGTACGCCGAGCACGCCGGCTGGCACCCCTTCACCTATCGCACGACCATCGACACCCGTGGCCTCAGTACCTTCCACGCCTCGTTCGGCCTCTCCGTCACCTGGGAGGACGACACCCGCGTCCACAACTTCGACCTAGCCCAAATCAAGGTCACCTGACCCCCGGACGCTTCGCCTTCCGGGCGGTCAGCGTTCTAGGAGGGAGCGGACGTGGGCGAGGATCGGGGCGCACAGGCCGGGGAGCGTGGCGTGCTCTCCCATCGCCACCTTCCCGGTCACCAGCGAGGCGACGCCGCCGATCAGCATGCGGCACGCGAACTGCGGGTCGGGCAGGGTGCGGAAACGCTCGTCCTCCACCAGGAGCGCGGTGACCGTCTCCACGAACCGGCGCTGGACGCCGATGCGCAGCACCGCGGCCGCCGGGTCCGCCGCGTAGATCTCCAGCAGGAACGTGCGGGCGGCCGCCGCGTCCACGGCCAGCTCCCGCAGGTAGGCGCTCAGCGCCCGCTCG carries:
- a CDS encoding GntP family permease gives rise to the protein MVHWLQHETGGLLLLCAASIAVLLLLIIKVRLEPFIALIISSLALALAAGLGVEEIVGTALSSKKSLLETGFGGLLGHIAPIVGLGTILGAILERSGGADVLTRQLLAVAGERGAPLAMGLAGLIFGIPVFFDVGIFVLAPLVYITARRGGRSLVLYALPLLSGLSMTHAFLPPHPGPVAAAGLLGVPLGWLIVFGLVCGVPAFLVSGVAWGAWIGRRVIVEVPEEYVLAEKDRAEHEDIDTAPEHADTVPEDADTVPENTGAAPEPEPSLLLVGLIIAVPLVLILLATFGTVWWEDGPALPALTFLGNPVVALTIAVLLAMYLLGIRRGIPGAELSEVATRSLRPIGMILLVIGGGAFFGAVVSATGVGKALADTLSDAGLPVIVLAYLIACGLRVAQGSATVAIVTTGGIVAPLVQDKDYSDPHVALIAIAISAGSIIASHVNDGGFWIISRYFNMSVRDTLRTWTVLETILSVVGFGMAALLSTFI
- a CDS encoding amino acid deaminase; the protein is MSPGIDADAVDALGRERLDWRFKAIPASAHGMSVAEVRDTRIPLEDFGTPLLTLDAGALDHNVRAMARWADAAGVALCPHGKTTMAPQLWRRQLDAGAWGITLANLPQVRVARAFGVRRVLLANALLDPAGLAWIAGRLEADPDFDFLSWVDSVRAVELMDDVLRAARAQRPVQVCVELGGPHGRTGLRDAGAAREVADAVRKAPTLRLAGLAGYEGALAHDASDEGRASVDVYLRRVADLFGRLEYETDEPVVTAGGSSFFDQVAEVLGGIGGRLVLRSGAYIVHDDGFYRNISPFSRGVGDGPLRSAMHGWARVVSRPEPALALLDAGKRDLPFDEGMPVPQFVRGKGTAPVEGAHVTALNDQHTFLADSAAEVGDVVRLGLSHPCTALDKWTLIPVVDDAAAERPEVVDLVRTWF
- a CDS encoding N-acyl-D-amino-acid deacylase family protein → MPGTVFRGATVVDGTGAPGRVADVAVSGGRIAGIGRGPTGGTVIDADGLVLAPGFIDMHAHSDLALLAEPGHLAKVGQGVTTEVIGQDGMSYAPADDTTLPEIRRTIAGWNGDPPGFDWTWRSVGEYLDRLDEGIAVNACYLVPQGAVRLLAMGWEDRPPTPAELDRQRELVATGMREGAVGMSSGLTYVPGMYAGTDELAELCRVVASHGGFYAPHHRSYGAGALEAYAEMVELSRRTGCPLHLAHATMNFGVNRGRAPELLALLDEAIGAGCDITLDTYPYLPGSTTLAALLPSWAGEGGPKALLGRLADPAERARIRHAMEVEGSDGCHGVPAEWETIEVSGSPNRTVVGRTIAGLAAETGRPPFEVFCERLVADDLATTILQHVGHEENVQAIMRHPCHTGGSDGLLAAAKPHPRAWGTFPRYLARYVRELGVLSLEECVAHLTGRAARRLRLDSRGLVRAGYHADLVLFDPQTVRDTATFDDPRRQAGGIPYVLVGGTAVIADGRPTGALPGRALRRAPDGTTR
- a CDS encoding sugar kinase translates to MEGLPAAACVGESMAVLLPGRPGPLEDVPSFRPASGGAEANVARGLAALGVPAAWIGRVGDDGFGRRVVRDLAAGGVDVRGVSVDPRRPTGLYVKEAGPGGSVLHYYRDGSAGSAIGPSVLDDPDAGPLLNAAGLVHLSGITAALSDSALELTRALLLRPRRPGRLVSFDLNWRPALWRRRDPSVLRPLLNAADIVLLGADEAADVLGTGDPGELRALLPGPATLVVKDDAHSATALTRDAAVTAPALDVEVVEPVGAGDAFAAGYLAGTLRGYGPRRCLRLGHLAAAATLVVPGDHGPPPPPALVDELLHASPGVWAATTVRASGVARPPRAEQVEEGTR
- a CDS encoding TetR/AcrR family transcriptional regulator, which codes for MDSDGRCPLPRGRHHLTREQVSASQRERLLQSMTEAVGEKGYTRTSVADVLKRAHVSRETFYEHFADKQECFLSAYQAAADRIVGVVHEALQAADAPLMQRFERALSAYLRELAVDAAAARTFLLEIYAADPAAAVLRIGVQRRFVETVTALLVEDERFRTLPDPQFACRMLIGGVASLVTGKVAMGEHATLPGLCAPILAHVRSLLER